Part of the Pedobacter sp. MC2016-14 genome is shown below.
GTACTGTAGATGTAGTTGGCTGAGAAAGTCCAGCGTGGGCTTACGTTATAAATTCCCACCAGAGAGAGGTCATGCGTACGATCTTGTCTGGCCGGAAAATAGTTGCCATTGTTAATGCCCTCAAATTTACGCTCCGTTTTTGCCAGCGTATAACTGATCCATCCGGTAAGCTTGCCTCTTGTTTTTTTAGCATACAATTCCAATCCATAAGCGCGGCCTATTCCATATAGCAATTCAGATTCTACTTCATCATTAGCAATAAGTTCGGCCCCATCTTTATAGTCTATTTGATTTTGCAGCCACTTGTAATAAACTTCTGCAGAAAATTCAAATGCATTGTCTTTTGCATTTTTAAAATATCCTAAAGCCACCTGATCTGCAAGTTCTGGTTTAATGTTGTTGCTGCTCATTACATATTGATCTGTTGGTGAGCTGGTGTTGGCATTGGTTAAGATGTGGATATTTTGAGTATTGCGGTTGTAAGCGGCCTTAATGGAGTTTTCATCGTTTAAGCTATAGCTAAAAGACACACGCGGCTCTGGATAAAGGTATGTTTTTGCTGGCCCTGGGTTAAGCAGAGAGAACGAACTGAGCCTAAGACCGTACAAAACGTTTAATTTTTCTGTTAGTGTCCATTCATCAGAGACATAAGCGGCAAGTTCAAGTCCGTTTCGTTTTCGTAGTGACAAGGGGTTGAAGGAAGAATTGCCGGCAGTAGTAATATCTGAAGGTGCTATCTGGTGATGGGTTGCCTGCATACCAAACCGTATAATGTGGTTTTTAGCGTAATATTGCAGGTCTTCTTTGATGTTGAAATCACGAATCAGGGAAGTTATCCTGGCATTGTTGTCATCGCTTAGTAACTCAATAGCATAACTGTATTTATTGAAAATAAAGGAAGTATTGGAAAAAAGCTTATCATTAAATACGTGATTTAGCCTAACTGTAGCGGTTGTATTACCCCAGTCGTTGGCAAAAAGGTCTTTGATGCCTATGTTGTCCTGCCCAAAATACCCAGACAGATAAAGCGTATTTTTATCATCAAATTTGTAATTTATTTTTGCGTTAATGTCGTAGAAATTGAGCGTATTTCCTTTAATTGAAGAATCTGGTGAAGCTTTAAGCAGCAAATCTATGTAGGTACGGCGGGCGCTAAACATAAATGAACTTTTATTCTTTACTATTGGGCCTTCTGCTTTAATGCGGGAAGAAATCAATCCAATGCCACCTTCAAATGCATACTCTTTATCGTTACCATCCTGCATTTTAACGTCAAGCACCGAAGATAATCTTCCACCGTATTGTGCTGGCATCCCACCCTTATAGAGACTTACATCTTTAATGGCATCTGCGTTAAAAGTAGAGAAAAACCCAAGTAAATGCGATGAATTGTATACAATAGCTTCATCAAGAAGAATAAGGTTCTGATCGGCTGCACCACCACGTACAAAAAATCCTGTACTTCCTTCACCAC
Proteins encoded:
- a CDS encoding TonB-dependent receptor, translating into MRQKSYYYALALCIAIAFLFQFAANAQQPTTKKQQFTLSGTVRDATTGETLIGATVKIQNPENRSGAMTNAYGFYSLTNSQGTYDLTVSYAGYQSYTKKITLSAALKVNAELKPASDLEEVVIRSSDRKNENVRSPQMGLDKLNMQDLNNVPVLFGEKDVLKTIQLLPGVKSGGEGSTGFFVRGGAADQNLILLDEAIVYNSSHLLGFFSTFNADAIKDVSLYKGGMPAQYGGRLSSVLDVKMQDGNDKEYAFEGGIGLISSRIKAEGPIVKNKSSFMFSARRTYIDLLLKASPDSSIKGNTLNFYDINAKINYKFDDKNTLYLSGYFGQDNIGIKDLFANDWGNTTATVRLNHVFNDKLFSNTSFIFNKYSYAIELLSDDNNARITSLIRDFNIKEDLQYYAKNHIIRFGMQATHHQIAPSDITTAGNSSFNPLSLRKRNGLELAAYVSDEWTLTEKLNVLYGLRLSSFSLLNPGPAKTYLYPEPRVSFSYSLNDENSIKAAYNRNTQNIHILTNANTSSPTDQYVMSSNNIKPELADQVALGYFKNAKDNAFEFSAEVYYKWLQNQIDYKDGAELIANDEVESELLYGIGRAYGLELYAKKTRGKLTGWISYTLAKTERKFEGINNGNYFPARQDRTHDLSLVGIYNVSPRWTFSANYIYSTGNAVTYPAGKYNIGGLTTYYYTARNASRMPYTSRLDVSATLKAKETKKYRSSWSFGLYNALNRQNPYAIQFRDKKDDPSQTEAVQISLFGIIPSVTYNFKF